One Paenibacillus sp. FSL W8-0186 genomic window carries:
- a CDS encoding YutD family protein, translating into MIQIGGRSYELIQNYKNAWDAEAFKQRYSEVLDRYDYILGDWGYEKLRLKGFLRDNHPKANRDTAFSGITDYINEYCNFGCAYFVLQKTKDARDNKEHKEHKEPREQKGSTKASASPSPENASEQL; encoded by the coding sequence ATGATCCAAATCGGTGGCAGATCATACGAACTGATTCAGAATTACAAGAATGCTTGGGATGCCGAAGCCTTCAAGCAGAGGTACAGCGAAGTACTGGATCGGTACGATTACATCCTTGGGGACTGGGGTTACGAGAAGCTGAGGCTCAAAGGCTTTTTGCGCGATAATCATCCCAAGGCGAACCGGGATACCGCTTTCTCGGGAATCACGGATTACATCAATGAGTACTGCAATTTCGGCTGCGCTTATTTTGTACTTCAGAAGACAAAGGACGCAAGGGACAATAAGGAGCATAAGGAACACAAAGAGCCAAGAGAACAGAAAGGCAGCACCAAGGCATCCGCTTCCCCGAGTCCAGAGAATGCCTCTGAGCAACTGTAG
- the lipA gene encoding lipoyl synthase, producing MSKLAKEPKPDWIRIKLTTGDNYQEIKEMMRSKTLHTVCEEARCPNIYECWANRTATFMILGDICTRACRFCAVNTGLPTELDLQEPERVAEAAEKMGLRHCVVTSVARDDLKDGGASIFAETVRAVRKRMPFCSVEVLIPDFLGDEDSLRIVMDAKPDILNHNIETVERLSDRVRAKAKYRRSLELLRRAKSMQPDIPTKSSIMLGVGEEWSEILQAMDDLRAVDCDILTIGQYLQPSPQHLNVEKYYRPEQFAELKEEGMKRGFSHVESGPLVRSSYHAHEQVKSAKSRQEVVPAEI from the coding sequence TTGTCCAAACTAGCTAAAGAACCGAAACCGGATTGGATTCGAATCAAACTGACGACCGGCGATAATTATCAGGAAATCAAAGAGATGATGCGTTCCAAGACGCTGCACACGGTATGCGAAGAAGCGCGTTGTCCAAATATATATGAATGCTGGGCCAACCGTACGGCTACATTCATGATTCTTGGCGATATCTGCACGAGAGCCTGCCGCTTCTGCGCAGTCAATACCGGGCTGCCTACGGAGCTGGATTTGCAGGAGCCCGAGCGCGTTGCCGAGGCTGCAGAGAAGATGGGGCTGCGCCACTGCGTAGTTACCAGCGTCGCAAGGGATGACTTGAAGGACGGAGGGGCATCTATCTTTGCGGAGACAGTCCGCGCTGTGCGGAAGCGCATGCCGTTTTGCAGCGTAGAGGTGCTTATTCCCGACTTCTTAGGCGACGAGGATTCGCTGCGGATCGTCATGGACGCGAAGCCGGATATTTTGAACCATAACATTGAGACGGTCGAACGTCTTTCGGATCGTGTACGCGCTAAGGCTAAATACCGCCGTTCCCTGGAGCTGCTTCGACGTGCCAAGTCGATGCAGCCGGATATACCTACGAAATCCAGCATTATGCTGGGGGTAGGCGAGGAATGGTCCGAGATTTTGCAGGCGATGGACGATTTGCGGGCCGTGGACTGCGATATTTTGACGATCGGTCAGTATTTGCAGCCTTCGCCGCAGCATTTAAATGTGGAGAAATACTACCGGCCGGAACAATTTGCCGAGCTGAAGGAAGAGGGCATGAAGCGCGGCTTCAGTCATGTGGAGTCCGGCCCGCTTGTACGCAGCTCTTATCATGCCCACGAGCAGGTTAAGTCGGCAAAGAGCCGTCAGGAAGTCGTTCCGGCAGAAATTTGA
- a CDS encoding M23 family metallopeptidase has translation MRSSLFFVSRIIPCLVGVTVLTSLWNIPGFGASAAEAPGKPGSSLPKNDYELRRSLYEEIGLLTQIPWHWLAAIDQYERSITPRSQQAEMNHRMIRIRFKEAVWAGPLNPNPNDINPATIALFGGIGKDASSDAKADPTNDRDALYTMAAYLLHFGYSDDDIRIALWRYYQNDSSVERIRQFAKIYKTFNRIDLSDNAFPLPVTSTYTYRDTWGDRRGWGGLRTHEGTDLFASYGVPVRSVCYGIVETKGWNPYGGWRIGIRDLNNRYHYYAHLQGFDKKINIGDTVSPGQMLGWVGSSGYGPPGTQGRFPPHLHYGIYKDTGTRDWAFNPFPLLQQWEKSEKVKKQNNKGAS, from the coding sequence TTGAGGTCGAGTTTATTCTTCGTCAGCAGGATTATTCCTTGCCTCGTTGGGGTGACGGTACTGACGTCATTATGGAACATTCCCGGTTTTGGCGCATCAGCAGCAGAAGCCCCCGGCAAGCCGGGCTCGTCTCTCCCCAAAAACGATTATGAGCTTAGACGGAGCTTGTACGAAGAAATTGGTTTGCTGACGCAGATTCCTTGGCACTGGCTGGCCGCGATCGATCAGTATGAGCGGTCGATCACTCCGCGCAGCCAGCAGGCGGAGATGAACCATAGAATGATCCGAATCCGCTTTAAGGAAGCCGTGTGGGCGGGTCCCTTAAATCCCAACCCCAATGATATCAATCCCGCAACGATCGCCCTGTTCGGCGGCATCGGCAAAGATGCTTCTTCAGACGCAAAAGCCGACCCCACAAATGATCGGGATGCTTTATATACGATGGCGGCTTATTTGCTTCACTTCGGTTATAGCGACGACGATATCCGCATCGCCCTCTGGCGCTATTACCAGAACGATTCGTCCGTCGAGCGGATTCGCCAGTTTGCTAAAATATACAAAACCTTTAACCGCATCGACCTTTCCGATAACGCTTTTCCGCTTCCCGTAACCAGCACCTATACATACCGGGACACGTGGGGAGACCGGCGCGGCTGGGGCGGACTGCGCACGCATGAAGGGACGGATCTGTTCGCCTCCTATGGCGTGCCCGTTCGCAGCGTTTGCTACGGCATCGTCGAAACCAAAGGCTGGAATCCTTACGGAGGCTGGAGAATCGGAATTCGCGACTTGAACAATCGCTACCATTACTACGCACATTTACAAGGCTTCGATAAGAAAATCAATATCGGCGACACAGTCAGCCCTGGCCAGATGCTTGGCTGGGTAGGCAGCAGCGGCTACGGCCCTCCGGGTACACAAGGAAGATTCCCGCCCCATCTTCACTATGGCATCTATAAAGATACAGGAACGAGGGACTGGGCGTTTAACCCCTTCCCCCTGCTCCAGCAATGGGAAAAATCTGAAAAAGTGAAGAAGCAAAACAACAAGGGAGCCTCCTGA